A stretch of DNA from Acanthochromis polyacanthus isolate Apoly-LR-REF ecotype Palm Island chromosome 21, KAUST_Apoly_ChrSc, whole genome shotgun sequence:
TTCATTAAAAGACCTGAAAATGATACATGCTATAAAAGGCttgaaagacaaaatataaagCAGATTTTATCAGCGCTATGAGTTTAACATTCTGTATTTACAAACGGCACACTGGAATATAAGGGTGCATTTACTGTGTCAGTAAATATTACACATTGGATGGTCGTAGCCACACATAAAGTCCGGCCATAGGGCGTATTTCCGGATGAAAGGTGCTTTTCTCAAACATTTGGCAGCATTTCTGTCGCACTTGCACAGCAGCTTTTCACATTTGTCCTCAAGGTCATCTGCAACGAAGGACAGAAATGTCTCCCCTCAATGACAAGCTGAAAAGATGATTTATAcgatatgattttttttggtgaatttctcATAAATGTTGTGAACTTTGACGCTTGGAGAGTGTGTAGCTATGTTCATTTAGAGGGATTCCTCTGAAAATGTTACTGTTGATATTCTGATTTTATGtcacatgcatttatttttaaaataatcattaaaaaagacacaattttttgGTAGTTTAGTGGGTAAACCTTGTTATGGCTATTTCTGTTAATAATCAGTAAATAGTGTGGCTTATGGGGGCTTAAAATATCATTAAATATACATTGGAAAATGTCCAGTTCTCGTAAAAACTACCTCGACTGTGTTTCACTTTGAGGTTTACTCCAGAGGGTGTGTTACATGCTACATGAAGCATCATATTTGCGTGTTGCATGTAAGAATGCCATACCACACTCAGCTTTCCTGTCCTCACATGTCCACTGATACCGGTCTGTTTTGGTTTGGCAGCCGAAACGTTCTGCATCTCCATAACAGCAATCATGCCTGTGGCAACACCTGCATACAGAAAGATTAGCATGATAAAATGCATTCACTTGAAGGCTGAGCTCAGCCTACAGTAGACGGGGTCAAGGAAGCAGCAGGAGGCGGTTAGTCGCAGGGCTGTGGTTTAAATCCCACCACGGCTATTTAAAAGGCAGGGCAGGATCGCCACATGAGTTTTCCCAACGGATAGTTAGCAGTTAACCAGTTTGAGGGGGTGAGACGTCTTGTGGCGAAGCAGGAAAAGAAGGAGATGGTAATTAGGATTCGGGTGTGGAATTTTTGGACCTATTTTCAAGTATGCATTGGAGCATGTGAGACTGCTGGGTTTGGACCGTCATCCCCTGCTTCCGTCCCATCGCACAGAATTTGTGGTTAAGTCGACTCATTCATAAATGGAAACTACACATCAGGACGTAGGATGAGTGGGAGGAGAAAACTAACCAGGAGGAGGCGCACAGCATCGGTGTAAACATCACCAAGGCCTGCTGAATGACATCCTTTGCAAAGCATAATGTATAGGTGGTGTAAGCTGACTGTTTATATTGTGGATCCCACTATCATCACAGCTGTAGTATTTGCAGAGTAAAAGCTAAACCCTTGCATTCGCTTTCATCTGTCAGGTGTGATTAAAAGCTGCTGCCTCACCAGTCGGCCCTGTCTCTGGGCCAGCCTTGACCACCCAGTCCACAGTAGCATCCGTACATCACGTAAGCCAAAGCGGATCTCCCCGTGCTGCATTTGATGGCTCCTGCCAGTTCGAATATCCCTCTTTTTGTTCGCTGGGAACTGCGGGCAGCCACAGAGGCCACAGCCACTGCAAAGAGAAATAAACAATAGAAGAGGAGGCACAAACTCAGCATTCTTTACCTAAATCCACATTCTCTAGAGTGCTCGGACACTCTTTGATTTATGGTTTCATATGTATGGGATGAACAAAGCAGAGTCACTGACACCTTTTTAACAAACTTAAACTCTGTGAAATGTTTCTCTACATGTCAAACCCTATTTTAATAGGCTGTAAGTAAATAATAAATCTTCCTGCAGCCAAATGTAAGCCTCTATAATGATGAATAGAGGCTTGGCTTGGCTCTCTCACATCTCATCTACACCTTAAAGCTTCACTCTGTCTGAACAAATCCACAACTTCAGAtttaaaatgcaggaaaagcagaaaatgttgcaAAGCAAAATCAAAGCAACTTGTTTGCACTTGCTCACTTAGAACAACTTTCACTGAGCATGTGTAAACACAAGTATTCCCCCTCTTCAGGGATCTCACCTGCTCGGTTTCCCTCCGTAAATAACTTCTCAAGTCTGTGCATTACCAGCAGGAACTTCAAAGTAAAAGACTCACCAGACAAGAGGAGAAGTATCCGGTAAAACACAGTCATGGTATGCAACAGGCTCTCCAGCTACTCCACGGCAAGTGTTCTTCACTGCTACTCCGAGCACAGCGTGAAGTGGAGAGCTTTTTATAGATGCTGTTTGAATAATCTCCTAAGCATCACCATTGGCTGGAGGCTAATCATGTTTGTGAGACTGAGCTGCTCCCTCTAGAGGGAACAGTGTGGAGATTTTCAAGGTGCCTTCTCAGCTCCTCCAAGACCAGGGGTTGTGTAATTGCAGGTGACAGTTTTAGCATTAATACTATAAAATTGAGGGGTTTTCTATCGGATAAAATACGATTTTTGCTGGAAGTGTGAGACAACTGGGAGTTTcatgaaaattaaatatacaCAGGCAGCAATGAAAACACTTTCCTctgtcttttcatttatttatttatttatttatttacctcaCCTGCTGGAACATGTTGTTCTCTAGAAGAAGATTGTCAAGATTCAGAATTGAACAGTATGCTTTAAAACAGGCAGCTTGTTTTAGAAGAGGTGGTCTGGATAGCGATTTTAATTCTAGATTAAGATgttacacataaaacaaatcatttaGAATATCATACATGCCATATGTTGGATATTaatctacactcaacaaaaatataaacacagcacttttgtttttgctcccgttttttatgagatgaactcacaGATCTAAaaatttttccacatacacaatatcaccatttctttcaaatattgttcacaaatctgtctaagtctgtgatagtgagcacttctcctttgctgagataatccatcccacctcacaggtgttccatatcaagatgctgattagacaccatgattagtgcacaggtgtgccttagactgcccacaataaaaggacactctgaaaggtgcagttaaAGCAATTAAAAGGTGGAAATAGAGAATAAAACACCTGTgagatatgacaaaaaaaaaatgtacctcTGGGCTCTGTAGATACACCAATCAGTAGAATTAAAGTTTAATATTTGCTCACACAGTATATTGTTAGCTACTGTAAGCTAGATAATGTTGTGTGAGGCTCCAGTTTCTCACAACAAGTGCAACCAGACTGGCTAATTACGGTTATTACAGTCTAATAATACACTTATTATGCTGTAATTACAAAGAGATTAGCTTGTGCCTCTcatctgtctttttctcttgtAAATAAACAAGTCAGCAATCCTCTccataaaacaaacactcaaCACGTATTGTAGCTATCATTACTGTCGCTGTGATTTACTGCGCAGCACTCCAAGTGCCcaagtttaactgcagttatTGTTTCGTTGACAAATTCCAAGACCTGGTGTGGAAATGTTGTGATATGTGTCGTATCATggcttttcatctttttgttatGCTCCCCGAATTTCAGCTCTGTTATACTCGACTCCATTGTCATCCATAATGTGGTAATGTCGAGGCAGCTAAATCATAAAAGACACACGCTTTGGGCTTTGATAACTGGGGAAATAttcttttttcttgcatgtgtgtgtgtgtgtgtgtgattcagTTCCTCAGTGGTGCTTCTGCACAGTGTGAGATAAGCGCCTCCTCCTGGCAGTTATTACATCTGCCATACAGGATGACTGCGCTGCACCACGAGGCGCATCCCTCAATCCATGTATATCTGATTATTCTCTTCTCAGCACATCCATTGCCGCAAAACATCCAGCCAGCATTAAGATCGTATCATGCTGAACCCACACGGATACAAATTTTAATGTCAATAAGCTACGAAGTGTGCAAAGAACTGAACAGGAAGCACAATCCCAGATAATTGGTGATGTTTAGTGTCAGTTTTGTCAACACTACAGTCCCAGATGGTGGTATCTGATATCTATTTGCTCATTAAACACGAATAAACAACCTCAAATGTTCTATTTTTGATTAAATGAGGAAAAGAATGGAGGCAAGCTGAGTTTCAGCTTCAGGAACATCCAGTAAATTATGCCCCATTATCAAACACAGCTATTTTCCCAATTATGACTGAAGAACAAATTGAGTGTGCTTGAAAAATTCTCCAAAGCATACAACAACATTTCTAAATCATACTCTGATGCAGAGCCGTTGCTAACCGACTCAGTTCTGCTGTTTCGTAATGGATTTGAGACCTTACCCATCACtcataaaaatgcagaaagaaGAAGGCACTCGGTTTTCAATGGTACCAGAGAATAATTACTGCTGGTTTACTGTCATTTTGATAAATGCTTCAACTGTTTGTTATCAGTCCAGCTGGTAGCTGGTGCTCAAGCTGCCTGAATGACAACCAAAAAAAGCTCCAACGGAATTtttaagagagaaaaagaagtcaAGAAATGATAAATTGGACAAAGAAATGTGGTCTGTCTCCTCAGAGAGATCTCTCGGGtacatctgcagcatgtttaCTGCTTTCATCAACCTAAATTTAATGTATGACTGACAAAGTGAACCACAACAGAATAACTTATGATGGAATTCCATGCACGTCCTGCACACATCCCACCAACACCAATGCTAGTGTTCATAATGCTAACACTGATTGTAGTGTAAAATACTAGGCAACATGTGAATGCATTCTCAATTTCTATGTaacttgtttttatgtttaatgaAAATGCAAAGATGTTTaacatttagacttttttcagaacaaagaaacaacatgTATGAACATTATCATGtcccttttattttgaaaatctaaTAACTAAACTAACCAGCCTGTGTTATAATGCAGCTTTGAGTATGCAGGCTAAtgacagtgtttttttcccagttaCGCCCATAAAAGAGATTTTAACCCCACCAAGGAAAGCGGCGGAATTACTTGACAACtgtcgtctgtctgtctgtctgtctgtgcacaacattagtCTAAAACggaccaatggatttggatgaaattttcagggaaggtcagaaatgacacaaggaccaattgattagattctggcagtctGAATCCATGGAATGGCTAGAGATTTCTGTGTAATTGCGacatagcggcacggcgtccctgtaactatgactacaagtgaactcTATGTTAGAtgcttgctgacgatcacatggttGTGATCCTACTACGAATCCACTACTATGGACTACAAATTGATTTCATCtgctggaaatgatacgactgagcagcctggacggagtgctgcgctctctgagggCTCTTCTTGTTTATCATTTGATGCCCTGTCGTCTAACACAGTAGGTCTGGACGAGTTAATAATTCATTATATTAGTACAAGCATTAAAAGTGAACCTTATTTTACCTTAGAATCTAGTTTGCATATTAATAAATTCAAAGGAGAAACAACCAGAGAATTCATTGCCTAAGGAagatgtgaatgaatgaatgtggcTTAAACTAGAGGTCTTGGTAAAAACCATGAAGAAGTGACAATGATGTACTGATTCTTCTTTATGGATGTTCATGCCACCTTTTAGATATACTTTCAAAACCACATCAGAACAACTTTATGGTTCCCTTTAGTAGCACAAAACTATTTTATTCCCTCAGCTTTTATAACAATCAATATACAGTgtatgacaaattaaaggaaagccAAGTTCTTAGTAAGGTGTTGGGCCAACACATGCTGCCAGAACAGGTTTAGTTGGCACCTTGGCTctgattctccaagtctctggaaCCCTACTATGAAACACCATTCATCCAAAATAAGTTCACTTCtgtggtgttttgatgatggtgatggaaaGCGCTGTCTAACATGTCAGTCCAAAACCTCCCACAGATATCCAATAGGGCTGAGATGAAATGTAACATTACAACTGaattacaaaatatgaaaacaaaacaaatagtcattttttttaaattaataacaCTGAGGGACTTTGCCACAGTATTTCTAACAGTTATGTCAGGTTCTGTAACTTCCTGAACTACAGAATTTTGCTTATTATTAAATTAGTTAGGCTATTCTCCATAATAATGACACTGTATGATTCCACCCTGAAGATGCATTATAGTAAAGTATAGTAGTGTTTTATATTACTTTTCAAGGGTTTAATATCAAATATATATTCTATATAGGTATAATAATACATTAAATTAAACTACAGGGCATTAACTTCAAAGGTTTATGTCATAATGCaattcaaaaaaaattttttttttttactggaagACACTTCGGCACAGCAGCTTTGTCTTCGATATGGAATATGTAAATGTGATCTTTATTTGACGTACAGATTTATTTAGTTTCTGCTGGTCGTTTGCAACcttatttatttgttgaatttcttttgtaatgaatttgttgttttcacacTGGTTTTATTGTAAAGATAGACCAATTGCACTATTCTGAAAGGAAATTCTTTAAGCacttagtagtagtagtaataatagtagtagtattgttattattattattattattagcttttctgtttttgttttatcatcATTCACTTTTATGTATCAATGTAATGATTAATTttaatttcctcattcattgtatatttttattgttagcTTTGGTCAGTTTATGGtgcatttttcaaataaataaatttttattcatAGCATACTTAACACTTTTTTTGAATTTCgtgttttaatatattttccatactcattttttacattttattttatatttttcttctcCGGCGTTCACTTTACCCTTTTTGCTTGCTACTGTAACAACAGAATTAGCTTTTGGAGATCAATATATTAGTCCTTTTCTATTCTATTGTAAAATTCTGTCATATCCTTCCACCGCCTGTGAGGGGGCAGTGTGTCGCTGGAGTCCATGTTTACTGGTCCTATTATCACTGTAGAAGAAGAAGCAAAGGGCGGCCTTCAGCGATACAGCACATCTAGCTAAGTTCTTTTAGCTAATACGAAAAATCACTTTCCCTCCATTTGGATAACCGACGTAGGGTTTGTGGGGAATAAAGACACATTCATGTAAGTGTGCACATCAGCTGCTGGTAAATAATTCCTGTCATATTTCCTCGGTCTCAGTCAGGAGCTAAAC
This window harbors:
- the pla2g10 gene encoding group 10 secretory phospholipase A2, whose product is MTVFYRILLLLSVAVASVAARSSQRTKRGIFELAGAIKCSTGRSALAYVMYGCYCGLGGQGWPRDRADWCCHRHDCCYGDAERFGCQTKTDRYQWTCEDRKAECDDLEDKCEKLLCKCDRNAAKCLRKAPFIRKYALWPDFMCGYDHPMCNIY